A stretch of the Gemmatimonas sp. UBA7669 genome encodes the following:
- a CDS encoding SPOR domain-containing protein has translation MRTVLASALLLLVCGVAGGCADRSSRPEGAGAPPSIPSGPDPLLLRVPQKGGVLTATRYPALDSVVWRSIGRVPPLSRFIGFGPEDGYLSAVDTGGAPVRVDLRIGSVTSSRDQALTTLASFDGGAVYGLTAGGEITRFTPSGSDWKFRPSLPAQALYPQADGSLIVAGARGDQAIVWRVRPPQMVVSDSVLFNIGGEEAALRDEILTTAGSVGDRVFFGANERVIAVRARDLGPALNVDVGDPVRAIAATPSGDRLFVALADEEVLRIVDRFEEGVTGRIRLPAPARALRMDPLGRVLLARGAQVSPGVDSVFVVSLAEDAVVGVIESAWRGDLPLVLPDGGIAVTRGADVVFAHPSTLAPMQTVTDGASSWWHTLRWNGFRPRAAGLDQPVQFRTSAPRDPSDLPPATGDSTGNATAGAGAAGDSTTGGSATSGEAPARASQFTVSFAAILDEKQARALAGRIRVDGQSPRVTTSERDGKLLYRVIMGPYPTRAEAERIGKASGQSYWVFEGAP, from the coding sequence GTGCGCACGGTCCTTGCGTCGGCGCTCCTGCTCCTCGTGTGCGGCGTTGCCGGCGGCTGTGCCGATCGCTCGTCCCGCCCCGAGGGAGCCGGCGCCCCTCCCAGCATTCCCAGTGGTCCCGACCCCCTCCTTCTGCGAGTCCCGCAGAAGGGCGGGGTGTTGACGGCTACGCGCTACCCTGCCCTCGACAGCGTGGTGTGGCGCTCCATTGGGCGCGTGCCGCCCCTGTCCCGGTTCATCGGGTTTGGCCCGGAAGATGGCTACCTGTCTGCGGTGGACACCGGTGGCGCGCCGGTCCGCGTGGATCTCCGCATTGGGTCGGTAACGAGCTCGCGTGATCAGGCGCTCACCACCCTGGCCTCGTTTGACGGAGGGGCGGTGTACGGCCTGACCGCGGGCGGCGAAATCACGCGCTTCACCCCCAGCGGCAGCGATTGGAAATTTCGGCCCAGCCTGCCGGCGCAGGCCCTGTATCCGCAGGCCGACGGTTCGCTGATCGTGGCCGGGGCTCGCGGTGATCAGGCCATTGTGTGGCGGGTCCGTCCGCCACAGATGGTCGTGTCGGACTCGGTGTTGTTCAATATCGGCGGCGAGGAAGCGGCGCTGCGCGATGAAATCCTCACGACGGCCGGCTCGGTTGGTGATCGCGTGTTCTTCGGCGCCAACGAGCGGGTGATTGCTGTGCGGGCCCGCGATCTGGGGCCGGCGCTCAACGTGGACGTGGGCGACCCGGTGCGCGCCATTGCCGCGACGCCAAGCGGTGATCGCCTGTTTGTCGCGCTGGCCGATGAAGAGGTGCTGCGCATTGTCGATCGCTTCGAAGAAGGCGTGACGGGCCGCATTCGTTTGCCCGCGCCGGCGCGTGCGCTGCGCATGGACCCGTTGGGTCGCGTGCTGCTGGCGCGTGGTGCGCAGGTGAGCCCGGGCGTGGACTCCGTCTTTGTGGTGAGTCTGGCGGAAGACGCGGTGGTCGGTGTCATTGAAAGCGCGTGGCGCGGCGACTTGCCGCTGGTGCTGCCCGATGGCGGCATTGCCGTCACGCGCGGCGCGGACGTGGTATTTGCGCACCCGTCCACTCTCGCGCCCATGCAGACCGTGACGGACGGCGCGTCGTCATGGTGGCACACGCTGCGCTGGAACGGATTCCGTCCGCGCGCGGCCGGGCTCGATCAGCCGGTGCAATTCCGTACCAGCGCGCCGCGGGATCCGTCGGACTTGCCGCCGGCAACCGGCGATTCGACCGGTAACGCAACTGCCGGTGCAGGAGCCGCAGGCGACAGCACGACGGGAGGCAGCGCCACGAGTGGTGAGGCGCCCGCGCGCGCCTCGCAGTTCACCGTATCATTCGCGGCCATTCTCGACGAAAAACAGGCGCGGGCTCTGGCCGGACGCATTCGCGTGGACGGACAGTCGCCGCGTGTGACCACGTCCGAACGTGACGGCAAACTGTTGTATCGCGTGATCATGGGGCCCTACCCCACACGCGCGGAGGCTGAGCGTATAGGCAAGGCCTCCGGTCAGAGCTACTGGGTGTTCGAGGGCGCACCATGA